Proteins encoded within one genomic window of Bacteroides sedimenti:
- a CDS encoding acyltransferase, whose amino-acid sequence MQSSEKSYFVHQTAVVDSGCQIGEGTKIWHFSHLMTGCKLGKGCNIGQNVVISPQVVLGNNVKVQNNVSVYTGVTCEDDVFLGPSCVFTNVINPRSFINRKEEFRKTLVKRGATIGANATIVCGNSIGEYAMIGAGAVVTKEVSAYALVMGNPAHQTGWVSQYGHKLTFNEHGEATCPESGQRYLLKEGSVSCI is encoded by the coding sequence ATGCAGAGCAGTGAGAAAAGCTATTTTGTTCACCAAACGGCGGTGGTCGATTCCGGCTGCCAGATAGGGGAGGGCACAAAAATATGGCATTTTTCTCATCTGATGACCGGTTGCAAGTTGGGGAAGGGTTGTAACATTGGGCAGAACGTGGTTATTTCTCCACAGGTAGTGTTGGGAAACAACGTGAAGGTTCAGAATAATGTATCGGTTTATACCGGCGTTACTTGTGAAGACGATGTGTTTCTGGGGCCTTCGTGTGTCTTTACCAACGTAATCAATCCCCGTAGCTTTATCAACCGAAAGGAAGAGTTCCGTAAAACCCTGGTGAAACGTGGGGCAACCATCGGTGCCAATGCTACCATTGTCTGCGGAAACTCCATCGGCGAATATGCCATGATTGGTGCCGGAGCCGTGGTAACCAAAGAGGTTTCCGCTTATGCACTGGTTATGGGAAACCCTGCCCATCAAACAGGATGGGTAAGCCAATATGGTCACAAACTAACTTTCAACGAACATGGTGAGGCTACCTGTCCCGAAAGTGGGCAGCGATACCTTCTGAAGGAGGGTTCTGTTTCCTGTATTTAA
- a CDS encoding 1,4-dihydroxy-2-naphthoate polyprenyltransferase, with translation MNDIIKKNSAKAWLLAVRPKTLAGALVPILIGSGLAFADGKFNWLPALICCLFAFLMQIASNLINDLFDYMKGTDREDRLGPERACAQGWITPGAMKKGIIVTVALACAIGSTLLLYGGWWLILVGVVCVIFAFLYTAGPYPLSYHGWGDVLVLLFFGFVPVCGTYYVQALTLTPNVIIGSLISGLAIDTLLVLNNYRDREADALSGKKTVVVRFGEPFGRYLYLFLGIAACEFCLYFVLTGHLWAALLPQFYLIPHFKTWQRMVRINNGKGLNVILGETSRNMLYLAILVSLGLMLT, from the coding sequence ATGAACGATATTATAAAAAAGAACTCAGCCAAAGCATGGCTCCTGGCTGTTCGTCCCAAAACACTGGCCGGAGCATTGGTGCCAATATTAATAGGAAGCGGACTTGCCTTTGCCGACGGAAAGTTCAACTGGCTTCCGGCACTAATTTGTTGCTTGTTCGCCTTCCTGATGCAGATTGCCTCCAACCTGATAAACGACCTTTTCGATTACATGAAAGGAACCGACCGGGAAGACCGCCTGGGCCCCGAACGAGCTTGTGCACAGGGTTGGATTACTCCGGGAGCCATGAAGAAAGGAATCATCGTGACCGTTGCACTGGCTTGTGCCATAGGCAGCACGTTGCTCTTGTATGGCGGATGGTGGCTGATTCTGGTAGGAGTTGTCTGCGTTATCTTCGCATTTCTATACACCGCCGGCCCTTATCCCCTCTCTTATCACGGCTGGGGAGATGTGTTGGTGCTGCTCTTCTTTGGCTTTGTGCCGGTATGCGGAACCTACTACGTGCAGGCTCTGACGCTTACCCCCAACGTAATTATCGGTTCATTAATCAGTGGATTGGCTATAGATACTTTGCTTGTACTGAACAATTACCGCGACCGTGAAGCCGATGCCCTGAGTGGTAAAAAGACGGTGGTGGTCCGCTTCGGAGAACCTTTTGGCCGTTACCTCTATCTCTTCCTGGGAATCGCGGCATGCGAGTTCTGCCTTTATTTCGTCCTAACCGGCCATCTGTGGGCAGCCCTTCTTCCACAGTTTTATCTGATTCCTCATTTCAAAACCTGGCAACGAATGGTAAGGATTAACAACGGAAAAGGATTGAATGTAATTCTTGGGGAGACTTCCCGCAACATGCTCTATCTAGCAATACTTGTTTCGCTGGGATTAATGCTGACTTAA
- a CDS encoding DegT/DnrJ/EryC1/StrS family aminotransferase, with product MIQSDTQIPMVDLKGQYLKIKPEIDSAIQDVIDSTSFINGLPVGEFANNLESYTGARHVIPVANGTDALQIALMALGLKPGDEVIVPAFTYIASAEVIALLGMVPVMVDVDYDNFNVSAAHIRKAITNKTKAIIPVHLFGQSCPMEEILQLAEANDLYVIEDNAQSIGAVHTFTDGREQQTGTMGHFGCTSFFPTKNLGCMGDGGALMTNDDELAFRAKMIASHGQSKKYIHDVVGCNSRLDTIQAAILNVKLHHLNDYIEARQTAANRYYEGLFDLPSLVLPRKMPYTTHVFHQFTLKVTDGSRDELKTFLASHGIPSMIYYPLPLQSQQAFADIVREGEQLNTSELLCQQVLSLPMHTELTEEVQNFIIEKIREYAEQ from the coding sequence ATGATACAAAGTGACACGCAAATCCCCATGGTAGACCTTAAAGGTCAGTACCTGAAAATAAAACCTGAGATTGACAGCGCCATTCAGGATGTAATAGATTCAACCTCATTTATTAACGGTTTGCCGGTTGGGGAGTTTGCAAATAATTTGGAGAGCTACACCGGGGCACGCCATGTGATACCCGTAGCCAATGGCACCGATGCGCTGCAGATTGCATTAATGGCACTGGGGTTGAAACCCGGCGACGAAGTGATTGTTCCGGCTTTTACTTATATTGCCTCGGCAGAAGTGATTGCCTTGCTGGGAATGGTGCCGGTAATGGTGGATGTGGATTACGATAATTTCAACGTATCGGCGGCTCACATCAGGAAAGCCATTACCAACAAAACAAAAGCGATTATTCCGGTCCACCTGTTCGGACAGAGCTGCCCGATGGAGGAAATCCTTCAGCTGGCGGAGGCGAACGACCTGTATGTAATAGAGGATAATGCCCAGTCCATCGGGGCTGTTCATACCTTTACTGACGGAAGAGAACAGCAAACCGGTACAATGGGGCACTTTGGCTGCACCTCATTTTTCCCTACCAAGAACCTGGGCTGCATGGGCGATGGCGGTGCATTGATGACTAACGACGATGAACTGGCATTCCGGGCAAAGATGATTGCCTCTCATGGCCAATCCAAGAAATACATTCACGATGTAGTAGGTTGCAATTCCCGTCTTGATACCATTCAGGCGGCTATTCTAAATGTGAAGTTGCACCATCTGAACGACTATATCGAAGCAAGGCAGACAGCTGCCAACCGCTACTACGAAGGTCTTTTCGACCTCCCTTCGCTGGTTTTGCCTCGAAAGATGCCGTACACCACCCATGTGTTCCATCAGTTTACGCTGAAGGTGACCGATGGCAGCCGTGACGAGCTGAAAACGTTTCTGGCTTCGCACGGCATACCCAGCATGATTTACTATCCGCTTCCGTTGCAGAGCCAGCAGGCTTTTGCAGATATTGTGCGAGAAGGAGAGCAGTTAAACACCTCGGAACTACTTTGTCAGCAGGTGCTCTCGTTGCCAATGCACACTGAACTCACGGAAGAAGTGCAGAACTTTATCATCGAAAAGATACGGGAGTATGCAGAGCAGTGA